In Niallia sp. FSL W8-0635, one genomic interval encodes:
- a CDS encoding carbohydrate ABC transporter permease, with protein sequence MVQKGYKVEKIIHYLILSILAVLFLLPLLWMIFASVDTGAIQALKMPERITLDNFKSILSETAILRSFFIGIGISSSQALLVVILCILAAYPLSRYSLKYKNSFMMTILFMTSLPMTAVIVPVFQLFLYLKFQDSLIAMTLFLTASSLPYGIWMMKNFMDSIPLDLEESAWVDGASIFQGIKKIVAPLMLPGIFTVAIFTFTGSWGNYFVPYILIQSPEKMPASVTIFQFFGNFGMVNYGRLAAFSVMYTLPVVVLYTISQNFMSKGFSLGGATKG encoded by the coding sequence TTGGTTCAAAAAGGATATAAAGTCGAAAAGATCATTCATTATTTAATACTCTCTATTTTGGCAGTCCTGTTTTTATTGCCTTTGTTATGGATGATTTTCGCATCAGTGGATACAGGAGCAATACAGGCTCTAAAAATGCCAGAAAGGATAACGTTAGATAACTTTAAGTCTATACTATCCGAAACTGCGATTCTACGTTCTTTTTTTATTGGAATAGGGATATCATCTTCACAAGCATTGTTAGTAGTGATTTTATGTATTTTGGCTGCCTATCCACTATCAAGATACTCTTTAAAATATAAGAATAGTTTTATGATGACGATTTTGTTTATGACATCATTACCGATGACAGCAGTAATTGTGCCTGTTTTTCAACTATTCCTTTATTTGAAATTTCAGGATTCTTTAATTGCAATGACGCTTTTTTTAACTGCTTCCTCCTTACCATATGGAATTTGGATGATGAAAAATTTTATGGACTCCATTCCTTTAGACTTAGAAGAATCAGCATGGGTTGATGGAGCTTCTATTTTCCAAGGCATAAAAAAAATTGTTGCTCCATTAATGCTTCCAGGTATATTTACAGTTGCTATTTTTACTTTTACAGGAAGCTGGGGAAATTACTTTGTTCCATATATACTTATTCAAAGTCCTGAAAAAATGCCAGCATCTGTAACAATATTTCAGTTTTTTGGTAATTTCGGAATGGTCAATTATGGTAGGTTAGCTGCATTTTCGGTAATGTATACGTTACCAGTAGTAGTTTTATATACAATCTCACAAAATTTTATGTCAAAAGGCTTCAGCTTAGGTGGAGCTACGAAAGGGTAG
- a CDS encoding carbohydrate ABC transporter permease — protein sequence MSLEASLLRKPKRRGKSDHFKAAIFLAPTWLLLLIFFIGPMILTLLFSFTNLALTGAEASQLRFVGFENFARMFQDPDFRSSVWNTIIFVFFSAVLGQCFFGFLIAFLMKEKNKTFRRIVGLIIIAAWVTPEVVVAFCWVAFLGEGGTANWIISLFHIEPIAWLFTFPMVSVVIANMWRGTAFSMMVFQAALDDIPKDVEEAAIMDGASRWQVIRYITIPMVKGTIATNMMLVTLQTLGVFALIYTMTGGGPGVSTATLPVFMYKQAFVSYQLGYGTAISFVLLLLGAIASLIYMKTLKVKV from the coding sequence ATGAGTTTGGAAGCTTCATTATTAAGGAAGCCCAAAAGGAGAGGGAAGTCGGACCATTTTAAAGCAGCTATCTTTCTAGCTCCAACGTGGCTTTTATTATTAATTTTTTTTATAGGACCAATGATTTTAACATTACTTTTTTCTTTTACGAATTTAGCATTAACTGGAGCAGAAGCGAGTCAGTTAAGATTTGTTGGTTTTGAAAACTTTGCCCGGATGTTTCAAGATCCAGACTTCCGTTCTAGTGTATGGAATACAATTATTTTTGTTTTTTTCTCTGCCGTTTTAGGCCAGTGTTTTTTTGGATTTTTGATTGCTTTTTTAATGAAAGAGAAAAATAAAACTTTCAGAAGAATTGTAGGTTTAATTATTATCGCTGCATGGGTAACTCCAGAGGTTGTTGTAGCATTTTGTTGGGTGGCTTTTCTTGGAGAAGGAGGCACTGCTAATTGGATCATAAGTCTATTTCATATTGAACCAATTGCTTGGCTGTTTACTTTCCCTATGGTTAGTGTTGTCATTGCCAATATGTGGAGAGGAACTGCCTTCTCAATGATGGTGTTTCAAGCAGCTTTAGATGATATCCCAAAAGATGTTGAAGAGGCGGCAATTATGGATGGTGCCAGTCGCTGGCAGGTTATTCGTTATATTACTATTCCGATGGTAAAGGGTACTATTGCAACGAATATGATGCTAGTTACTCTACAAACGCTTGGTGTTTTCGCTTTAATTTATACAATGACTGGTGGCGGCCCAGGTGTTAGTACAGCTACACTTCCTGTATTTATGTATAAACAGGCATTTGTTAGCTATCAGTTGGGATATGGAACTGCCATTTCATTTGTGCTGCTGTTATTAGGTGCAATTGCTAGCTTAATATATATGAAAACCTTGAAAGTGAAAGTGTAG
- a CDS encoding extracellular solute-binding protein — MEKSLKKVFFILLCIPFLLIGCSSGSDSQSVDGKVDGKTQIKITWRDVGEHDNLKKYLTNTFIPEFEKENPGIKIILSPITASEGDYFSKVALSMQSENTAPDVVAEDTFMLNSDANAGYLLPLDDYVSEWDQWEHYTENLKSGSIAEDGKLYAIPGTSDSRGLWYNKNVFKQAGLPEEWKPKNWDEIMEAAEKIKDSSKDVIPLSMGVAKANGESVSMQTFEMLLYGTEDVLFDAETKKWHVNTKGIEDSLQFIDEVYNQKKLGPPLSVAINSNYSSVLFQEKFPNDQAGIILDGFWNTGNYTESGAVPIDNVTERFGFAPMPTQNGQEPGSTTMSGGWTWAIPAKAKNPDASWKVIQALGGKEQQAARAVSEGNLTVRDDSAEIPEYKEQAFISEATEFLKNAHFRPANDKYPNVSVEIQTMVEAVATGSKTPKQAAKDYTTNVIRIVGEENVVK; from the coding sequence GTGGAGAAATCATTAAAAAAAGTATTTTTTATTCTATTATGCATTCCTTTTTTATTAATAGGATGCTCTAGTGGAAGTGATTCACAATCAGTTGATGGTAAAGTCGACGGAAAAACACAGATTAAAATTACATGGAGAGATGTAGGCGAACATGATAATTTAAAAAAATATTTAACAAATACGTTTATTCCAGAATTTGAAAAAGAAAATCCCGGCATAAAAATTATACTATCTCCGATTACAGCCAGTGAGGGAGATTATTTTTCTAAAGTTGCTTTATCGATGCAATCAGAAAATACAGCACCTGATGTAGTGGCAGAAGATACCTTTATGCTAAACTCTGATGCAAATGCAGGATATTTACTACCACTTGATGATTATGTAAGTGAGTGGGATCAATGGGAGCATTATACGGAAAACTTAAAATCTGGTTCGATCGCAGAGGATGGAAAATTGTACGCTATCCCTGGAACATCAGATTCCCGCGGTCTGTGGTATAACAAAAATGTGTTTAAACAAGCAGGATTACCAGAGGAGTGGAAACCTAAAAATTGGGATGAAATTATGGAAGCGGCAGAAAAAATAAAAGATTCTTCCAAAGATGTAATTCCTCTTTCAATGGGTGTCGCTAAAGCAAATGGAGAATCAGTATCGATGCAAACATTTGAGATGTTACTTTATGGTACAGAAGATGTATTATTTGATGCAGAAACAAAAAAATGGCATGTAAATACAAAAGGAATTGAAGATTCCTTACAATTTATTGATGAAGTGTACAATCAAAAAAAATTAGGGCCACCTCTTTCTGTCGCTATTAATAGTAACTACAGCTCTGTTTTATTCCAGGAAAAGTTCCCGAATGACCAGGCTGGGATAATATTAGATGGCTTCTGGAATACAGGGAATTATACGGAAAGTGGCGCTGTGCCAATTGATAATGTTACAGAACGTTTTGGTTTTGCTCCAATGCCTACCCAAAATGGACAAGAGCCTGGAAGTACTACAATGTCTGGCGGATGGACTTGGGCAATTCCAGCAAAAGCTAAAAATCCTGACGCATCTTGGAAGGTTATCCAAGCTCTAGGTGGAAAAGAGCAACAGGCTGCACGTGCAGTTTCAGAAGGAAACTTAACAGTACGAGACGATTCTGCTGAGATTCCCGAATATAAAGAACAAGCATTTATTTCGGAGGCAACAGAATTTTTAAAGAATGCACATTTTCGTCCTGCCAATGATAAATATCCGAATGTTTCAGTAGAAATTCAAACAATGGTAGAGGCGGTAGCAACTGGAAGTAAAACTCCAAAACAGGCAGCAAAGGATTATACAACTAACGTAATCAGGATTGTTGGCGAAGAAAACGTAGTTAAATAA
- a CDS encoding replication-associated recombination protein A, with protein sequence MNGEPLAYRMRPTNLDEVVGQKEIIGKTTSLYKMINNGHVPSMLLYGEPGIGKTSIAFAIAGTTKLPFIALNATTSGKKDVEAVVDEARLTGKVILFLDEIHRFNKAQQDYLLPHVERGDIVLIGATTENPYHDVNPAIRSRCGQIKQLKRLTDDDIEALLHRALKEEKGLGNLSIQISDEQIKRISKGTNGDARKSLTLLESIVYSSDKEDGTFIIKDDMIEQMIEKVGVFGDKKGSHFYNLLSSLQKSIRGSDVDAALYYLAHLLETGDLVAVNRRLLVIAYEDIGLAKTSVGNNVLAAVTASERLGLPEARIPLSVAVVEMCLSSKSNAAYKALDAAIADIQSGRVGDIPMHLRDGHYAGSKKLGHVGYIYPHDHPIGTFGGWVDQEYLPEKLKGTQYYHPTEAGEEKKLGAIYDKLKGFKNNKGRID encoded by the coding sequence ATGAACGGGGAACCACTTGCATATCGAATGCGGCCAACAAATTTGGACGAAGTAGTTGGTCAAAAAGAGATAATTGGAAAAACAACAAGTTTATATAAAATGATTAATAATGGACATGTTCCATCGATGTTATTGTATGGTGAGCCTGGTATTGGCAAAACCTCTATTGCGTTTGCTATTGCTGGTACAACAAAGCTTCCATTTATCGCATTAAATGCAACCACTTCTGGGAAAAAGGATGTGGAAGCAGTTGTAGATGAAGCAAGATTGACTGGAAAAGTCATTCTCTTTTTAGATGAAATTCATCGCTTCAATAAGGCGCAACAGGATTATTTGCTACCCCATGTGGAAAGAGGAGACATTGTTCTAATTGGTGCAACAACAGAAAACCCCTATCATGATGTAAACCCTGCGATTAGAAGCAGATGTGGTCAAATTAAGCAATTAAAAAGATTAACAGATGATGATATTGAAGCGTTATTGCATCGAGCCTTAAAAGAGGAAAAGGGACTTGGGAATCTCTCTATCCAAATTAGTGATGAGCAAATTAAAAGAATATCAAAAGGAACAAATGGAGATGCAAGAAAATCATTAACCCTTTTAGAGTCAATTGTCTATTCATCAGATAAAGAAGATGGAACTTTCATTATTAAAGATGATATGATTGAACAAATGATTGAAAAGGTTGGCGTTTTTGGCGATAAAAAAGGCTCGCATTTCTATAATCTATTATCTAGTCTTCAAAAAAGCATACGTGGAAGCGATGTTGACGCAGCGCTTTATTATCTAGCTCATTTGCTTGAAACAGGAGATTTAGTGGCAGTAAATAGAAGATTACTCGTTATTGCTTATGAAGACATCGGACTTGCAAAAACGTCTGTCGGTAATAATGTATTGGCTGCAGTCACAGCGAGTGAAAGACTAGGTCTCCCGGAAGCAAGAATTCCTTTATCTGTAGCGGTTGTGGAAATGTGCTTGTCCTCTAAATCGAATGCTGCTTATAAGGCATTAGATGCAGCAATAGCAGATATCCAGAGTGGTAGAGTTGGAGATATTCCAATGCATTTAAGAGATGGGCATTATGCAGGAAGCAAAAAGCTAGGACATGTTGGTTATATTTATCCGCACGACCATCCAATTGGAACATTTGGAGGATGGGTCGATCAAGAATATTTGCCAGAAAAGCTAAAAGGAACACAGTATTATCATCCCACAGAAGCTGGAGAAGAGAAGAAGCTAGGGGCAATATACGATAAGCTAAAAGGATTTAAAAATAATAAGGGAAGAATAGATTAA
- a CDS encoding ABC transporter permease, giving the protein MIQLIRNEWMKIWKRPATLVMIGILIIAVLLLGAFNKYQSSGFSVPDNENWKHGLELENKRYQEMLEDEHLSTETREYYTKEMTINEYRMKHDFSTNVEYSAWDFVSDCIQLISIAGLFTIIIAAGIVANEFNWGTVKLLLIRPLNRTKILLSKYLTVLLFGLLSILVVFVFSFILGAILFGLPDDVYPYLHYSNGIVKEQSMLLHLISFYGLNSISLLMLTTMAFMISSVFRNSSLAIGISIFLMFMGSTVTVLLANWFDWAKFLLFANTDLTQYFEGTPLVSGMTLTFSIIMLSVYFIVFLGLAFWVFKKRDVAA; this is encoded by the coding sequence ATGATTCAGCTAATAAGAAATGAATGGATGAAAATATGGAAACGTCCAGCAACACTAGTGATGATTGGAATTTTAATCATTGCAGTACTGTTGTTGGGAGCGTTTAATAAATATCAATCTAGCGGATTTTCTGTTCCAGATAATGAAAACTGGAAGCATGGACTTGAATTGGAAAATAAACGCTACCAGGAAATGCTTGAGGATGAGCATCTTTCAACAGAAACGAGAGAATATTATACAAAGGAAATGACGATAAATGAGTATCGAATGAAGCATGATTTCAGTACAAATGTAGAGTATTCTGCATGGGATTTTGTTTCTGATTGTATTCAGTTAATTAGTATTGCCGGTTTATTTACGATTATTATAGCTGCTGGAATAGTCGCAAATGAGTTTAATTGGGGAACAGTAAAGCTTCTGCTTATCCGACCTTTGAACAGAACGAAGATATTACTATCCAAATATTTAACGGTATTGCTATTCGGTTTGTTATCCATACTTGTTGTGTTTGTCTTTTCGTTTATCCTAGGAGCTATTTTATTTGGTCTTCCAGATGATGTATATCCGTATTTACATTACTCTAATGGGATAGTGAAGGAACAAAGCATGCTCCTTCATTTAATTAGTTTTTATGGGCTAAATTCAATTAGTCTCCTTATGCTTACTACGATGGCGTTTATGATATCGTCAGTTTTTCGGAACAGTTCTCTTGCAATCGGTATTTCCATTTTCTTAATGTTTATGGGGAGTACAGTAACCGTATTATTAGCCAATTGGTTTGATTGGGCTAAATTTTTATTATTTGCTAATACAGATTTGACACAGTATTTTGAAGGAACGCCATTGGTAAGCGGTATGACGTTGACTTTCTCCATTATTATGCTATCCGTTTACTTTATTGTGTTCCTTGGTCTAGCCTTTTGGGTATTTAAGAAGAGAGATGTGGCAGCATGA
- a CDS encoding ABC transporter ATP-binding protein — MSSIVELKNISKVIKGRKIIDSLSFQVEAGEVFGFLGPNGAGKTTTIRMIVGLINMSDGDIYICNESIRDQFEKAIKHVGAIVENPEMYKFLSGYENLLHYARMMKGISKEKIMETVELVGLTDRIHDKVRTYSLGMRQRLGLAQSLLHDPKVLILDEPTNGLDPAGIREIRDHLRMLAKERNMAVIVSSHLLSEMEMMCDRIGIIQDGRLVDVQLVKDFVAVEQVFEIELNPLDKAISLLQEISPDLQCVKRGQALLITVTKEKIPEIIKTLVLQDIRIFGIKEVSKTLEDRFLELTNQREG, encoded by the coding sequence TTGTCTTCCATTGTAGAATTAAAAAATATTTCTAAAGTAATAAAGGGTAGAAAAATAATTGATTCTTTAAGTTTCCAGGTAGAAGCGGGAGAAGTATTTGGCTTTCTTGGGCCAAATGGTGCGGGTAAAACGACAACAATACGTATGATTGTTGGATTAATAAATATGAGTGATGGAGATATTTATATTTGTAACGAGAGTATCCGCGATCAATTTGAGAAAGCAATAAAGCATGTAGGAGCAATTGTAGAGAATCCCGAGATGTATAAATTTTTAAGTGGATATGAGAATCTTTTACATTATGCAAGAATGATGAAGGGGATATCTAAAGAGAAAATAATGGAAACTGTTGAATTAGTTGGATTAACAGATCGAATCCATGACAAAGTACGTACATATTCACTCGGAATGAGACAACGATTAGGTCTTGCTCAAAGCCTTTTGCATGATCCGAAGGTATTGATTTTAGATGAACCAACAAATGGTTTAGACCCAGCCGGGATTCGAGAAATTAGGGATCATTTAAGAATGTTAGCAAAAGAAAGAAATATGGCAGTAATTGTTTCAAGCCACTTATTATCAGAAATGGAAATGATGTGTGACCGAATTGGTATAATTCAAGATGGCCGACTAGTTGACGTACAATTAGTCAAGGACTTTGTTGCTGTCGAGCAAGTGTTTGAAATAGAGCTAAATCCACTAGACAAGGCAATAAGTCTTTTACAAGAAATTTCACCTGATTTGCAATGTGTCAAAAGGGGACAAGCACTTCTAATAACTGTAACGAAGGAGAAAATACCAGAAATTATTAAAACGCTTGTTTTACAAGATATACGCATCTTTGGAATAAAAGAGGTTTCAAAGACATTAGAAGATCGATTCTTAGAATTAACGAATCAAAGGGAGGGATGA
- a CDS encoding tRNA threonylcarbamoyladenosine dehydratase, producing the protein MLHQFSRNELAIGKEGLETMKNSTVAVLGIGGVGSFAAEALARSGVGRLILIDKDDVDITNVNRQVIALLSTVGRPKVEIMKERIADINPDCEVIALKMFYTEETYEEIFAYGLDFVMDASDTISYKIHLMKECLQRNIPIISSMGAANKMDPTRFQIADISKTHTDPIAKVIRTRLRKEGIRKGINVVFSDESPIVIREDVRKVVGKDNAPIRKAKMPPSSNAFVPSVAGLIMASHVVKELLTDIKITRVKDEK; encoded by the coding sequence ATGTTACACCAATTTTCGAGAAATGAGTTAGCGATTGGGAAAGAAGGGTTAGAGACGATGAAAAACAGCACTGTAGCTGTTTTAGGAATCGGAGGCGTAGGTTCCTTTGCTGCAGAGGCGTTAGCCCGATCTGGGGTAGGTAGATTAATCTTAATTGATAAAGACGATGTTGACATTACAAATGTGAATAGACAGGTAATAGCGTTATTATCCACTGTTGGCCGTCCTAAAGTAGAAATCATGAAAGAGCGTATTGCAGATATTAATCCAGACTGTGAAGTAATTGCGCTGAAAATGTTCTATACAGAAGAAACGTATGAAGAAATTTTTGCATATGGCTTGGATTTTGTAATGGATGCTTCCGATACAATCTCTTATAAAATACATTTAATGAAAGAATGTTTACAAAGAAATATCCCAATTATTTCAAGTATGGGAGCTGCAAATAAAATGGATCCAACTCGTTTTCAAATTGCAGATATCAGTAAAACACATACAGATCCAATTGCGAAGGTTATTCGTACAAGACTTCGCAAAGAAGGGATTAGAAAAGGGATTAATGTTGTGTTCTCGGATGAAAGTCCTATTGTCATTCGCGAAGATGTACGTAAAGTGGTAGGGAAAGATAACGCGCCGATTCGTAAGGCAAAGATGCCGCCTTCATCAAATGCGTTTGTCCCTTCTGTAGCTGGTTTAATTATGGCGAGTCATGTTGTTAAAGAGCTTTTAACGGATATAAAAATTACACGTGTTAAGGATGAAAAATAA
- the aspS gene encoding aspartate--tRNA ligase, which yields MFGRTYFCGEVTEKAIGESVVLKGWVQKRRDLGGLIFIDLRDRTGIVQVVFNPEINKEAIEIADKVRNEFVLDIKGKVVARQEGTVNENIKTGKIEIIVDEITIINEAKTPPFVISDQSEVTEDVRLKYRYLDVRRPVMFETLKMRHQVTKVMRDFLDSEGFLDIETPILTKSTPEGARDYLVPSRVHPGEFYALPQSPQIFKQLLMVGGVERYYQIARCFRDEDLRADRQPEFTQLDIETSFMSQEDIMSMMEAMMAKIMKEVKGIDVTLPMPRMPYDEAMSRYGSDKPDTRFEMELVDLSEIVKDSSFKVFTSAVETGGQVKAINVKNAGSKYSRKDIDALTEFVKVYGAKGLAWLKAEEDGLKGPISKFISEAEQKGLEQALAIEAGDLLLFVADKKNVVADALGALRLKLAKELDLIDQSKFNFLWVTDWPLFEYDEEEGRFYAAHHPFTMPQRADLELLDTNPKAVKAQAYDIVLNGYELGGGSLRIFEKEIQEKMFSLLGFTKEEAYAQFGFLLEAFEYGTPPHGGIAIGLDRLIMLLSGRTNLRDTIAFPKTASASCLMTNAPSEVSENQLTDLHLALKLDK from the coding sequence ATGTTTGGAAGAACATATTTTTGTGGTGAAGTAACAGAAAAAGCGATTGGAGAAAGTGTTGTTTTAAAAGGATGGGTTCAAAAAAGACGTGACCTGGGTGGACTTATTTTTATCGATTTACGCGATCGTACAGGGATTGTACAAGTAGTATTCAATCCTGAGATTAATAAAGAAGCGATTGAAATAGCAGATAAAGTACGTAATGAGTTTGTACTAGATATAAAAGGAAAAGTTGTTGCGCGTCAAGAAGGAACCGTAAATGAAAATATAAAAACAGGTAAAATTGAAATAATTGTAGATGAAATTACAATTATAAATGAGGCAAAAACTCCTCCTTTTGTTATTTCGGATCAGTCTGAAGTTACAGAAGATGTACGCTTAAAGTATCGTTATTTAGATGTTAGAAGACCAGTTATGTTTGAAACATTAAAGATGCGTCATCAAGTAACAAAAGTTATGCGAGATTTTCTTGATAGCGAAGGATTTTTAGATATCGAAACACCAATTTTAACGAAAAGTACTCCTGAAGGGGCAAGAGATTATTTAGTACCAAGCCGTGTGCATCCTGGTGAATTTTACGCGCTTCCCCAATCTCCACAAATTTTTAAACAATTGCTAATGGTTGGTGGAGTAGAAAGATATTATCAAATTGCTCGTTGCTTCCGTGATGAAGACTTACGTGCAGATCGACAACCAGAATTTACGCAGCTTGATATCGAAACAAGCTTTATGAGCCAAGAGGACATCATGAGCATGATGGAAGCAATGATGGCAAAAATCATGAAAGAAGTAAAAGGAATAGACGTTACTTTACCGATGCCAAGAATGCCATATGATGAAGCGATGAGTAGATACGGATCTGACAAACCAGATACTCGTTTCGAAATGGAATTAGTAGATCTTTCTGAAATTGTTAAAGACTCAAGCTTTAAGGTATTTACTTCAGCAGTTGAAACAGGTGGCCAAGTTAAGGCAATTAATGTAAAAAATGCTGGCAGTAAGTATTCTCGTAAAGATATTGATGCATTAACAGAGTTTGTAAAAGTATATGGAGCAAAAGGTCTTGCTTGGCTAAAAGCGGAAGAAGATGGCTTAAAAGGACCTATTTCTAAATTTATTTCAGAAGCAGAGCAAAAAGGATTAGAACAAGCTTTAGCCATTGAAGCTGGTGACCTATTATTATTCGTTGCTGATAAAAAGAATGTTGTCGCTGATGCATTAGGTGCGTTACGTTTAAAATTAGCGAAAGAGCTAGATTTAATTGACCAAAGCAAATTTAACTTCCTTTGGGTTACAGATTGGCCATTATTTGAATATGACGAAGAAGAAGGTCGTTTTTATGCAGCGCATCATCCATTTACAATGCCTCAAAGAGCAGATTTAGAATTACTAGATACGAATCCTAAGGCAGTGAAAGCACAAGCGTATGATATTGTGTTAAATGGGTATGAGCTAGGTGGAGGCTCTTTACGTATATTTGAAAAAGAAATTCAAGAGAAAATGTTTAGTTTGTTAGGATTTACGAAGGAAGAGGCATATGCTCAATTCGGTTTCTTATTAGAAGCATTTGAATATGGCACACCACCACATGGCGGCATTGCAATCGGATTAGATCGCTTAATTATGCTATTATCTGGTCGCACTAATCTTCGTGATACAATTGCATTCCCTAAAACAGCTAGTGCAAGCTGTCTCATGACAAATGCTCCAAGTGAAGTAAGTGAAAATCAATTAACAGATTTACATTTAGCTTTAAAGTTAGATAAATAA
- the hisS gene encoding histidine--tRNA ligase: MQINIPRGTQDILPGTVEKWQYIEQKIKELCDRYQYSEIRTPIFEHTELFLRSVGDTTDIVTKEMYTFEDRGKRSLTLRPEGTAAVVRSFVENKMHGYASQPIKLFYLGQMFRYERPQAGRFRQFVQFGVEAIGSKDPAIDAEVIGLAYSVYQTMGLSKLKVVVNSLGDKESRQAHREALIAHFKPSIGEFCHDCQTRLEKNPMRILDCKKDHNHPLMQSAPSILDYLNEESKVYFEKVQKYLSALNIPYVVDSNLVRGLDYYNHTAFEIMSEAEGFGAITTLCGGGRYNGLTEELGGPEAPGIGFAMSLERLLAALEAEKIELPIEKTVDCYLVSLGEEAKDYTVGLLNELRQAGFSAERDYLDRKVKAQFKAADRLHAKYVAVLGEDELQNNKINVKQLETGVQKEIDLTDLVGALNDFEAF; the protein is encoded by the coding sequence ATGCAAATTAATATTCCAAGAGGAACCCAAGATATATTGCCAGGGACTGTAGAAAAATGGCAATATATTGAACAAAAAATAAAGGAGCTTTGTGATCGATATCAATATAGCGAAATACGTACACCTATTTTTGAACATACAGAGTTATTTCTACGTAGTGTTGGAGATACAACCGATATCGTTACAAAGGAAATGTATACATTCGAGGATCGAGGCAAAAGAAGCTTAACTTTAAGACCAGAGGGTACAGCTGCAGTAGTTCGTTCATTTGTAGAAAATAAAATGCACGGATATGCTTCACAGCCAATTAAGCTATTCTATTTAGGTCAAATGTTCCGCTATGAAAGACCACAAGCTGGACGCTTTCGTCAATTTGTCCAATTTGGTGTGGAAGCAATAGGGAGTAAAGATCCTGCCATTGATGCGGAAGTAATTGGACTAGCCTATTCTGTTTATCAAACAATGGGATTATCTAAATTAAAGGTCGTAGTGAATAGCTTAGGCGATAAAGAAAGTAGACAAGCTCATCGTGAAGCGTTAATAGCCCACTTCAAACCGAGCATTGGAGAATTTTGTCATGATTGTCAAACAAGATTAGAGAAAAATCCAATGAGAATCTTAGATTGTAAAAAGGACCATAATCATCCGTTGATGCAATCTGCTCCTTCGATATTAGATTATTTAAATGAAGAATCAAAAGTATACTTTGAAAAAGTGCAAAAATACTTATCCGCTTTAAATATTCCTTATGTGGTAGATTCAAACCTTGTAAGAGGTTTAGATTATTACAATCATACTGCTTTTGAAATAATGAGTGAGGCAGAAGGCTTCGGGGCGATTACTACGTTATGTGGTGGCGGTAGATACAATGGCTTAACGGAAGAATTAGGTGGTCCAGAAGCTCCTGGTATTGGCTTTGCGATGAGTTTAGAAAGACTACTTGCAGCACTTGAAGCTGAAAAGATAGAACTACCTATTGAAAAGACAGTAGATTGCTACTTAGTTTCATTAGGGGAAGAAGCGAAGGATTACACAGTTGGCTTATTAAATGAATTAAGACAGGCTGGTTTCTCTGCGGAGAGAGATTATCTTGATCGAAAAGTAAAAGCGCAATTTAAAGCAGCTGACCGTCTTCACGCTAAATATGTTGCTGTTTTAGGAGAAGATGAACTCCAAAATAATAAAATAAACGTAAAACAGCTAGAAACAGGTGTACAAAAAGAAATTGATTTAACGGACCTTGTGGGTGCGTTAAATGATTTTGAAGCTTTTTAA